The DNA segment AACCATCCAGCTGGTTTTCGCACACATATTCTGGTATGTGTAGGTGCAACACTGATTATGTTGTTATCCATTTATGGATTTGGTGACTTTGCCAACGAATATAATGTTCGTATGGATCCGGCACGACTGGCGGCTCAAGTCGTGTCCGGTATCGGTTTCCTTGGTGCAGGTGCAATTATTCGCAACGGTTCCAGTATTTCAGGATTAACGACTGCGGCTTCCATTTGGGTTGTTGCGGCGATTGGATTATGCGTTGGAGCTGGATTTTTTTTCGGGGCGGTACTTGTTACGGTATTGGTCATTATTATTCTGGTGCTGCTTAATGAGTTCGAAAAGAGCTTCCACAACAGACGCAGTCGAAATGAAGTTACCCTGCGGATCATCAATACTGAGGGTGGGGTTGCTCGGATTGTTGAATTGTTTGAAAAGGAAGGACTTCATATTGTGCATATGTCACTAGAGGCCCTTAACGAGGACGAGCAGGAAAATGAAGGCATACGAACGCTGCGAATAAAACTCCATAAACCACGTTCCCAGGATCTGCTTCATGTGTTTGATAAGTTACTGGCTCTGGATTGCATCCATTCCTTCGAAACGGCGGAGGCACTTAAGACGCATCCGGCTCGTTCCAGCATGTCCGACATACATTAATCGATCCACAAATGGAAGGTCTTTAAACTTGTCATTGCAGTGGATATACTCTGAAGGAGTGTTTCCTCATGTGGTTCGACCGATGGCCGTCATGCAGCAATGCACCGTGCGCTGGGAGCTGCGCGCGGTACGAGAGAGCTCGACAGAGAGCCGGCGAGTACCTGAAATGTAAAAAAATTGCCCGCCGGCCTTACTCAAACTAGTCAAGCAATAGATTCTTCAGGAATGAATTGACTTCATGGATGACAATGGTTATTATGGACATATAATATCCTTAATTGGGGTGGCAACAGATGAAATACTCAAAGGCAACCGACTACGCTCTTCATACGATGCTCTTTCTTACTGCAGCGACTCCGCAAAAACCTATAGGTGTGCAGCAGTTAGCAGAGCGGCAAAATGTGTCTCCAACCTATTTATCCAAAATACTGACCAAGCTGGTGAAGGCGGGCATGATTGAATCGATTACAGGAGTAAACGGCGGGTATCGGCTGAAGCGAAATTGGGAGAACATTTCGTTTCTTGATATTATTCATGCCATTGAAGGCTCGGCTTCCTTGTTCGACTGCAGTTTTGAACATGGACCAGACTGTCCGATCCAAAAGGTGGTGCTATCGGCAGAAGAGAAGATGGAAGAACAGCTGAGAAACCAGAAGATGTCCGATCTTGTACGGGAAATGAATATTGTGATATAATATATCTTTTTTTAAGTTAATTAAGGACAATAAAGATCTTTAAAGGTTTTAATGAAGGGATGAGCAAATTTTACAAGATAATGGTTCATGGCTTCGCTCCTATTGGTCTTGCTCGGTTCTTCGTACCGCACGCAGCTCCCAGCGCGTGGTTTACTGCTGCATGACGGCGGTCGGTCGATTCTACAGCGGTGGCAGGGGGATCGGCGCAAAGTCATAAAATTTTTGAGGAAACGGGTGAGAAATACAATGAGCAATGAACTGTTTGATTCGACGGTATGGGAAAAGGCCTGGAAGGAAGATTTGTATACAGGTGTGAACAAGATGAAGAGGGCTGGCATTGATCCGGCACATTCACTTGATTCATCGGCAAAGTCGTTCAATCAGGAGGTGTTCAGTGAAGAAGGGAGGCGAAGAACCAGGCGGATTATGAACTGGCTAACGGAGCAGGGAGTTGAATTTTCGGGATCTTCTGTTCTGGATATAGGTGCGGCATCAGGTGGATTTTCCATACCTTTCGCGGAGCAGGGAGCGGATGTAACGGCGGTAGAAACCTCCGATCCGTTGATTGAGCTCTTACTGCAAAATAGCTGGGGTTTGACAAATGGAACGGTCAAGGTAGTGCATGAACCTTTTGAAAGCATTGATCTTGTGGCGAAGGGATGGGAAGGAGGCTTTGATCTCGTCTTTGTCTCTATGTGTCCGGTTCTGGTTGACTGGGCCAGTGTGGAGAGGGTGCTGAGCTGCGCGAGATCGTTCTGCTACATGAGCTTGCCGGTAGGTTCCAGGGAGCACAGCCTGGTGGATGAAGTATGGCCGCTTGTCACCGATCGCCCCCGAGAGACCGAACATTTGGAGATGGTTTATCTTACCCAATTACTGCTGCTAAAGGGTTATTCTTATCAATCGTTGGTAACCCGGGAAATGAAAACAACGACAGTCTCCAAAGAGGCGGCATTCCATAATACGATCAATTGGTTGAAAATGCACGGTATTGCGATGGATGAGAAGGATCGTCATATCGTCTCCCGGCATTTGGATACACGCTATCCTGGCGAACAAGTAGAAATCCGGCAAGGCGGCCGGTTCGGCAAAGTACTTGTTCGTCTGTAGAGTTGGTATATGTGCAACAAGAAAATCATATCTAACCTTCGGATCCTTTGGTTGCTTCGGGAAGTCTGGCGGACTAACCAAATGATTGATTAAACCACGGTACGCCTTTGTGAGGATTCAGGCGGTAATGCTATTTTTATTGAAGTAGATGTAGGTAGAGTTAAGTATGTGAAAAAATATGTAGCCGGGGCCGTTGACCGCATTGGAAAAATAGATATGTTTTTTTGACAATGCTGGCATTTCAGTTTTGGCGTCCGAACTTTAGAATTCTTCCGAAGAAGAATTCAATACCATTATGGATGTAGCTCCATCTCTAACGATTGCTATTACTGTTAATTCGCTAATTCTCCACTCTTTGGGCATCTAACGGTTGTATATGCTGCTATCCGAACGATTTTAATATGTTGAGATGAATTCGGCAGGAATAACGTGGATTATAACCGTTAGAACATCGAGGGGCTCATTTTTGGCGGATTAACAGCTGTGGCAACCGTTAGAGATTTGGAAGGCAAGGCTTGAAAGAGAAGTGAAAGAGAAGTGAAAGGAGTGAAAGGAGAGAAAACAGAGCTGAAGGAGGAGTGGAAGGAGAAGTGAAAGGAGTGAAAGGAGAGGTAAAGAAGAAGTGGGAGGGGAAAGTGAAGGAAGAGGTGAGGGATTACACGATTACAGCGCGTCAGGAGCCGATTGCCCAGTGCCCAGTGCCTAGTGCCCAGTGCCTAGTGTCTAACTTTTGTTACGATTTTAGAAAATGACCCCGTTTGTCTTGGTGCAAAATCAAATCGTGGACAATGTAGGTTAGAAGTAGCTATTTCAGTTGAGAAGGATATGTCATTGGAGCAGTTTTTGGGCAACTCGTCCAGAGGAGGAAACTTAATGATAGACTTGTTGGGTTTTGGGCACTACACTAGGTAAAGCGATAAAGAATAACCTAGTAGGAGTTTGTTAAACGTGACATTAAATGATCGTATTCCATCTTGGAAAAAACTTAGTCTTTTTGCCGTGACTTGGCCGATTCTCATCGACTCTGTGCTGCGCATGATGCTGGGCACGGTGGACGTGTTTATGCTAAGCCGCATTTCCGATAAGGTGACCGGTGCAGTAGGCTTAGCCAACGAAATTATTTACTTCTGTATTCTAATGTTCGGCTTTGTCGGCATCGGTACCAGCGTGGCGGTTGCCCAGTATATCGGTGCCGGGCGGGAGAGAGAGGCAGGCCGCATTTCGGCGAATGCCATCACATTAAACCTGATTTTCGGGGTGCTCGTAAGCTTAGTCCTTTTTCTGTATGGGGAGTCCCTCCTGCAGTTAATGAAGCTAAATCCTGAGCAAATCGCCATTGCGAGTCCTTATTTAAAAATTATCGGCGGCTTCATCTGGATTGAGGCGCTATCTTACGCGGTTTCATCGGTTATCCGTTCGAGCGGACACACCAAAAGTGTGATGTATGTAACCCTGGGTGTCAATCTCGTTCACGTCGCAGGCAATTATCTGCTTATCTTCGGGAACTTGGGCTTTCCAGAGTTGGGCGTGACGGGAGCGGCTGTGTCTACGGTCGTTAGTCGCTTCCTCGGCATCATCGTGCTTTTTATCATTCTGTACCGTCGGAGTCCTGCACCGATTCGGACTAAAGATTACGTGGTCTGGAATGGCACTTACGTGAAACAGATTTTGCATGTTGGCTTGCCCGCTGCAGGCGAGCATCTCGCTTGGCAGTCGCAGTACCTCATGATCATTAGTTTCGTTAACATGATCGGTGTTGCCGCGTTGAACACACATGTTTACGTCATGAACATCTCGAACTATTTCATGGCGCTGGCGTTGGCCATCGGTGCGGGGACGGAAATCATTGTTGGGCAAATGGTTGGTGCGGGAGAAATGAAAGAGGCTTACCGGAGACTGATGAGAAGCGTGAGGATCAGCTTCCTATTAACGTTAGCTATTGTCAGTGTGGCATCGATATTCCGGCATGAGTTAGTCGGCTTGTTCACGGTTGACCCCGAGATTATTGCTGCGGGGGCGGGTATTTTTCTGCTCTCCATCATTCTCGAACCCGGGCGGACGTTCAATATGGTCATCATTAACTCGCTACGGGCCGCCGGGGATGCACGTTTTCCGGTATTGATGGGGGTACTCTCGATGTGGGGCGTCGCGGTGCCGCTTGCTTATGTTCTGGGGGTTCATTTGGGGATCGGGCTGTTCGGTATATGGATTGCTTTCACGGTGGATGAATGGCTGCGCGGCATGATCATGCTGCTTCGCTGGCGAAGCCGGGCCTGGGAGAAGAAGGCGCTTGTGAAGCCAGCTTCTACCCCAGAAAACGTCATGGGAGCGTAGGCTTAAAATAGGTGTATTTTATCAGTGATTTTTTTCAGGAGCTGCTTCTCAAGGGAAGTGGCTTTTTGTGTTGCTGCCTCGGCAATGCGGAAGGTCTGTGGAGAGAAGCCGGCTCTGAGAATGACGTTGGCACGGCGAAGGGTTTGATGTACGCATCCTACATTCGCACAAGCGGGCAGTCCGCCCCTGGCGTACAATGAACTATAACCAGTGAGCGAGGTGAACTTCCATGGCACAATCCAAAGAGGTGTTCGGACGGGCCAAACGGCTGCAAGGTCGGCCGGTATGCATTACTCTGCATAGTGGTAAGACCTACGTTGGCTATATTACCGACGTTAACAGCAGCAGCTTGAAGCTAGCCAGCGCCGGAGCTCAGCCGCGTACCCCATCTGGAAAGCAAGGCTCCCAGCCTAAGCAGCGCAGAGTCGGCTCCCAAGCCTCAAGTAGTCGTTCTGGCAGCCGGCGAAGGAGGGGGCGCAAGCCTTCGGTGCGTTCCCGCTCACGCAAGCCGGACGCGCAGGTATCGGCCTTTCTGCCGATCTTAGGCTCGCTGTTGGGAGGGGGAGGCGGCCCCGGCGGGCTTGACGGCACTGCTTCAGGAGCGCTCGGGGGTGTGCTGGGGAGCGGTGTGCGGATGTTCAGAATGATCCAGCGATTTGTCCCGGTCGTGAAGTTGGGATACGGTATGATTAAGTCCATCCGCCCATTCCTCGGTGCCGTTCAAGGCTTGATGACGCCGTCCGAAGCTGCTGCGACAGAAGGCGAGTCACGGTAACCCCGGAGAGGAGACGGAGAAAAAATGCTCGTTCCTCTAATCGTGTATTCGGGGGACGGATCAGCAACCTCACTTCTGGCCAAGGGAAGGGACCTATACCTGGCCAGTTTGCCTAGGCGGCGACAATTAGGGGCCATCCGTGAAGGATGGCCTTATTCGTTTTTTCCTCCTCTAACATCACCATTACTCCCTCCTCGATTCTTTCAGGTTTAACAAGTGAGATACTGCGAAGAACTGTGGAGATTTTCATAAATCTCCCCATAAATCTCCTTCCTCAGACGGAGGCCATTTCCATCTTGAGCCAGTTAAAAAAACCAATATACAAAAATAAAATAAAGGTATTCATGGAATCATCTTTTTATTTCGGTCGGGGGAGGATGTTGTGAGGTGGAGAAGATTATAGAAGTACGGGGTATTAGTAAGGTGTATGGAAGAAGAAAAACGAAAGAGAAGATCCAT comes from the Paenibacillus lentus genome and includes:
- a CDS encoding class I SAM-dependent methyltransferase, with product MSNELFDSTVWEKAWKEDLYTGVNKMKRAGIDPAHSLDSSAKSFNQEVFSEEGRRRTRRIMNWLTEQGVEFSGSSVLDIGAASGGFSIPFAEQGADVTAVETSDPLIELLLQNSWGLTNGTVKVVHEPFESIDLVAKGWEGGFDLVFVSMCPVLVDWASVERVLSCARSFCYMSLPVGSREHSLVDEVWPLVTDRPRETEHLEMVYLTQLLLLKGYSYQSLVTREMKTTTVSKEAAFHNTINWLKMHGIAMDEKDRHIVSRHLDTRYPGEQVEIRQGGRFGKVLVRL
- a CDS encoding MgtC/SapB family protein, which translates into the protein MTIVDAGLWNISYADLSLRIVISLVLGGLIGLEREWHNHPAGFRTHILVCVGATLIMLLSIYGFGDFANEYNVRMDPARLAAQVVSGIGFLGAGAIIRNGSSISGLTTAASIWVVAAIGLCVGAGFFFGAVLVTVLVIIILVLLNEFEKSFHNRRSRNEVTLRIINTEGGVARIVELFEKEGLHIVHMSLEALNEDEQENEGIRTLRIKLHKPRSQDLLHVFDKLLALDCIHSFETAEALKTHPARSSMSDIH
- a CDS encoding MATE family efflux transporter → MTLNDRIPSWKKLSLFAVTWPILIDSVLRMMLGTVDVFMLSRISDKVTGAVGLANEIIYFCILMFGFVGIGTSVAVAQYIGAGREREAGRISANAITLNLIFGVLVSLVLFLYGESLLQLMKLNPEQIAIASPYLKIIGGFIWIEALSYAVSSVIRSSGHTKSVMYVTLGVNLVHVAGNYLLIFGNLGFPELGVTGAAVSTVVSRFLGIIVLFIILYRRSPAPIRTKDYVVWNGTYVKQILHVGLPAAGEHLAWQSQYLMIISFVNMIGVAALNTHVYVMNISNYFMALALAIGAGTEIIVGQMVGAGEMKEAYRRLMRSVRISFLLTLAIVSVASIFRHELVGLFTVDPEIIAAGAGIFLLSIILEPGRTFNMVIINSLRAAGDARFPVLMGVLSMWGVAVPLAYVLGVHLGIGLFGIWIAFTVDEWLRGMIMLLRWRSRAWEKKALVKPASTPENVMGA
- a CDS encoding Rrf2 family transcriptional regulator; this encodes MKYSKATDYALHTMLFLTAATPQKPIGVQQLAERQNVSPTYLSKILTKLVKAGMIESITGVNGGYRLKRNWENISFLDIIHAIEGSASLFDCSFEHGPDCPIQKVVLSAEEKMEEQLRNQKMSDLVREMNIVI